In Leptospiraceae bacterium, one DNA window encodes the following:
- a CDS encoding late competence development ComFB family protein produces MSVKKIPINISGWTKSIRNSNEKRVLKFLKEKIPSFKTIPWDEEIFLDLYISILNSLPPRYRQKNSIVLSGRLEDKKIQDCIDEKIEELSHKFAKEK; encoded by the coding sequence TTGTCAGTAAAAAAAATACCTATTAATATTTCCGGATGGACAAAAAGCATCCGCAACTCAAACGAAAAAAGAGTATTAAAATTTTTAAAAGAAAAAATTCCTTCTTTTAAAACTATTCCTTGGGACGAAGAAATATTTTTAGATTTATATATCTCGATTTTAAACTCTCTTCCTCCACGGTATAGACAGAAAAATTCAATTGTTTTATCAGGGAGACTCGAAGACAAAAAAATTCAAGACTGTATAGATGAAAAAATAGAAGAGCTTTCCCATAAATTTGCAAAAGAAAAATAA
- a CDS encoding transcriptional repressor, giving the protein MHPKDILQELGLKVTRSREAVISVLQNSSNPLTHTELMEKLPKNKSWDRVTVYRILSELEEKKVLRSVSSNERITYFELKDSESDLHGHSHLVCESCGAIKCIEENIPLPHEKKIEQFRISAIDIIFRGICKFCQ; this is encoded by the coding sequence ATTCATCCAAAAGATATTTTACAGGAATTGGGTTTAAAGGTTACTCGAAGTCGTGAAGCTGTGATTTCTGTGCTACAAAATTCTTCTAATCCACTCACCCATACCGAGCTTATGGAGAAACTCCCAAAAAACAAATCTTGGGATAGGGTGACAGTGTACAGAATACTTTCAGAGTTAGAAGAAAAAAAAGTTTTGCGATCTGTGTCTTCAAATGAGAGAATTACTTATTTTGAATTGAAGGACTCTGAATCTGATTTGCATGGGCATAGCCATTTAGTTTGTGAAAGTTGTGGAGCGATAAAATGTATAGAGGAAAATATTCCATTGCCGCATGAAAAAAAAATTGAACAATTTCGTATTAGTGCGATCGATATTATATTCAGGGGAATTTGCAAGTTTTGTCAGTAA
- a CDS encoding cation:proton antiporter, which yields MNFFNHLVREFELPLTNPVLIFSLILLIILLSPIVLRKLNIPGIIGLIISGVVIGPHGLHILAKTSAITLFSTIGLLYIMFIAGLELDMNEFKANRNKSLGFGLFTFFFPLAIGFPVCHYLLGYDFNSSFLTASMFATHTLVAYPIVSKLGISKNQAVAVTVGGTILTDTAVLIILAVILGNSKGNLNQEFWIRLSVSLAIFSAIMFYIVPKIAKWFFQKLESEKHSHYIFVLSIVFFAAFLAEVAGVEPIIGAFVAGLALNKLIPNSSALMNRIEFIGNSLFIPFFLISVGMLVDIRVLLNGPTALIVALTLSVVALFGKWIAAFVTQIVFKYSKAQRQLIFGLSGAHAAATLAIILVGYEAKILDENILNGTIILILITCIVASFATEKAAKQIIVESENDTSDISKDKKDNEEHILLPIANVENMDKLLEFAVFIKDKKSPNPLSILSVVSNNDEAEINIIKARNKLEEFAKQAIASETKVNILTTIDHNAASGISRISREIMADIIVLGWPKKTGFIDKLIGEKVDSILTNTDKNTFICHLVKPLILHKRIVIASPPFSEREKGFENWLLKIAKLAQELSLPISLYCNELTGKAFEDRFKKFKFASAVSINQFSEWEDFLVLARNIHENDLFVLVSARKSAPSYMSVLENLPIKIEKHFKANSKLLIYPEQYNPDGLQQGYDIATEPLNMGIETIQKITKGIGNLFRSKKND from the coding sequence ATGAACTTTTTTAACCATTTAGTGCGAGAATTTGAACTACCACTCACAAACCCTGTACTGATTTTTTCCTTAATTCTTCTAATCATTCTTCTATCCCCGATTGTACTTCGTAAACTAAATATTCCCGGAATCATTGGACTGATTATTTCCGGTGTAGTGATTGGTCCACACGGACTCCACATACTTGCAAAAACATCTGCAATTACTCTCTTTTCAACTATCGGGCTATTGTACATTATGTTCATTGCAGGTCTTGAATTGGACATGAATGAATTCAAAGCCAACAGAAATAAAAGCCTTGGATTTGGACTGTTTACTTTTTTCTTTCCTCTTGCAATAGGTTTTCCTGTTTGTCATTATCTGCTTGGTTACGATTTTAATTCCAGTTTTCTAACCGCAAGTATGTTTGCGACTCATACCTTAGTAGCCTACCCTATCGTAAGTAAACTTGGTATATCCAAAAATCAGGCTGTAGCCGTTACCGTTGGCGGAACAATTTTAACGGATACTGCGGTACTTATTATTCTTGCAGTGATTTTAGGAAACTCAAAAGGAAACTTAAATCAAGAATTTTGGATTCGTTTAAGTGTATCGCTTGCCATATTTTCTGCAATCATGTTTTATATTGTTCCTAAAATTGCAAAATGGTTTTTTCAAAAATTAGAAAGTGAAAAACACTCTCACTATATTTTTGTTTTATCCATTGTGTTTTTTGCTGCCTTTTTAGCTGAGGTTGCAGGGGTTGAACCTATTATAGGTGCATTCGTTGCAGGTCTTGCTTTAAATAAACTGATTCCGAATTCTTCTGCACTTATGAATAGAATCGAGTTTATCGGGAACTCACTTTTTATTCCTTTTTTTTTAATCAGTGTAGGAATGCTTGTAGATATTCGGGTACTATTAAATGGCCCGACTGCACTCATCGTAGCACTTACACTTTCGGTAGTCGCATTATTCGGAAAATGGATTGCAGCCTTTGTTACACAAATCGTATTCAAATATTCTAAAGCCCAAAGACAGCTCATATTTGGTCTAAGCGGTGCACACGCAGCAGCTACTCTTGCAATTATATTAGTAGGGTATGAAGCAAAAATCTTAGACGAAAATATTTTAAACGGCACGATTATACTAATTTTAATTACCTGCATTGTCGCTTCATTTGCTACAGAAAAAGCAGCGAAACAAATCATTGTAGAATCTGAAAATGATACCTCCGATATTTCTAAAGACAAAAAGGACAATGAAGAGCATATTTTATTACCGATTGCAAACGTAGAAAACATGGATAAGCTCTTAGAGTTTGCAGTTTTTATAAAAGACAAAAAATCACCCAACCCATTGTCAATCCTATCTGTAGTATCCAATAACGATGAGGCAGAAATAAATATAATCAAAGCAAGAAACAAATTAGAAGAATTTGCGAAGCAGGCAATCGCATCAGAAACAAAAGTAAATATACTCACCACTATTGACCATAACGCTGCAAGTGGAATTTCTAGAATTTCCAGAGAGATAATGGCAGATATTATCGTGCTCGGCTGGCCAAAAAAAACAGGCTTTATAGACAAGCTAATTGGTGAAAAAGTTGATAGTATTCTAACCAATACAGATAAAAATACTTTTATTTGTCACCTAGTAAAACCATTGATACTGCACAAAAGAATTGTGATTGCCTCTCCACCTTTTTCTGAACGCGAAAAAGGATTTGAAAATTGGTTATTGAAAATAGCGAAACTAGCACAAGAGCTAAGTCTCCCGATCTCGCTCTATTGCAATGAGCTGACAGGAAAAGCATTTGAAGACAGATTCAAAAAGTTTAAATTTGCCTCTGCGGTTTCGATTAATCAATTTAGTGAGTGGGAAGACTTTTTAGTCCTTGCAAGAAATATCCATGAAAATGATTTATTTGTATTGGTTTCAGCAAGAAAAAGCGCCCCCTCTTATATGTCTGTTTTAGAAAACTTGCCGATTAAAATAGAAAAACATTTTAAAGCAAATAGTAAACTACTTATTTATCCAGAGCAGTACAACCCTGATGGACTGCAACAAGGGTACGATATAGCTACAGAGCCTTTAAATATGGGAATCGAAACAATTCAAAAGATTACTAAAGGAATCGGAAATTTATTCAGGAGTAAAAAAAATGACTAA